In Apis mellifera strain DH4 linkage group LG1, Amel_HAv3.1, whole genome shotgun sequence, the sequence ttcttatttaattaaatctaatagttaatttaatataactataattaatttaatctgtaattaatttaattaaaactcttgaatttataaaaatggattttttttattttattaaagaaacattttaaatatttataaaaatataaaatatttttcagaatttataaaacgattgtttttaattctataattagaaattttatatatttattttttaaattatatgtttcaattattcaagttatttttaaatattttttaaatatttttaaaaattataattaataatattaaaaaatattttataaaatattttataaaatttgtaaaaattattttaacataagaagtgatcatttgataaattttttttcataatagttcctaactaaattaaattgttttattattaatagtaatttaatcaatagtatctaatataaatcataatgttagtaaaattgcaaaatatcaaatatctaattaataatatttttatttttttacagaaaataaaaatgtatatttttacaaatacttttatattattattgctaggtaagataatgatttaaaatttttttgtttaatttctattataaaattatattagaaaatataaataatcattatttttatcaggaGTGTCTTATATTGTGGCTATAGAATCCCCAACATTTAGCAACACTTATACAGTAAAAGGAActttatatattccatatgCAGAAATCCGTGAACCATTTTATGCATGGTATGATGGCGCACGTGGATCTAGTAGAATTGATTATTACGGaggtaatttaaatatatattaatatgaatagatatttttttaagtaataaagTTGATTAAATATGGTTCAATTAGGAATGGTGAAGACTTTTCAATTATCTCATAAAGGAGAATATGGGAAAAGTGTAAAAATTGCTCCAATTACCACAGAATCTGTTACCAATGAAGAAACATGTCTTGAAGTAAATGGaactaaagaaataaaaatacaacctCAAGTTATTATACCAGATACAACTAATATGcaggtaaaatatttttcattttctcttatatatatttaattttttatatatttatatttaatatatatttaaatttaattagtactataaaattgaattttatttagtgTATTGGAACAGAAATAGTTAATGGATTATTATGTGAAAAATGGAGATTAGAACAACagattgatgaaaaaataaataagtatactCTTTGGATAAGATATAAGGTAaagtaattatatctttttatctttatatatttttatcatttatttttattaattgaatatctaattttaaaattaattacagaaATCTCCACATTTACCTAATTTTAAAGAACCAATTCCTGTGAGATATGAAATGAGAGGATTTAATAGTCTTTTGGGTTCTCATTATGATCATTACTACTTAGATTATGATTGGTACTCATCTGATGTACCTAACTCAGaagtatttgaaattataacaagtaactaaaattcttttcatttgttactataaatttcatttaaatatattttaattatgaaatatatactataatatactataatatatactatagatATGACATGTATTGGTTTTCCTGGACCTGGagacaaacatatatatacatttaatccTATGCGTGAATTTGTTCATAATTATGATACACATGTAAATGAGGCatttgaagattttaaaaaaactcataacaaaaaatataataatcatacagATCAATTGATgcgtaaagaaatatttagacAAAATTTAAGGTAAATATTgtgtttgtttatatatatatatatatatatatatatatatatatatatatatatatatatatgtcattacataaattatgtaactaatttaaaatatttgtagattTATACATTCAATTAATCGAGCTAATAAAGGCTatcaattaaatgttaatcatTTGGTAGATCATACTGAGTTAGAATTAAAAGCTTTACGTGGCAAACAATATAGTAAAGGTTACAATGGAGGACAACTTTTTCCTTATAATGTTGAACAAGAAATAGCAAGTATCCCAGATAACTTAGATTGGAGGCTCTATGGTGCTGTTACTCCTGTTAAAGgtttgtattttgtttttttaaaaaaaattatataagatattttaattaaaaaaattattcaatgtttcaaaccaataaaaattttttcaattaaatagatCAATCTGTTTGTGGATCTTGTTGGAGTTTTGGCACAACTGGTGCAGTTGAAGGCGCGTATTTCATGAAGTACGGTAAATTAGTGCGTTTGTCTCAACaggtaaaaaaagttaaaatataattaaatataaatattataaataaaaaaatattttattataatattccatgATTAAAGGCACTTATTGATTGTTCATGGGGTTTTGGAAACAATGGCTGTGATGGTGGTGAAGATTTCAGATCATATCAATGGATTATGAAGCATGGAGGTTTGCCTACAGAAGACGAATATGGTGGCTATCTTGgacaagtaaataaattttagatacaACCATTTTACAGATAACATCgacataaacatatataattaaagagaaataaatttttcattatcttaacgatatatttcttatctatAACGATGATCTATAtttcttatctattttaataaaatcttaattaaaaatttaataatttatcttaattaataaattatcttaattaaaaaattttaaaaattatttttgattatttatctgTTTAGGATGGTTATTGTcacgtaaataatatttcaacgatAGCAAAAATTACTGGTTATGTAAATGTAACATCAGGCGATGCAAATGCTTTAAAAATTGCTATTGCAAAACATGGTCCAATTTCAGTTGCAATCGATGCATCCcataaaacattttcattttattctcatGGTATATATTATGAACCAACTTGTGGtaagtaaatataacattttctaaatagatactttatcaaaaataataaaatataaaaaaatatcttgctTATAGGTAATACAGAAGAATCGCTAGATCATGCAGTTTTAGCTGTCGGCTATggtaaaataaatggaaaagattATTGGTTGATCAAAAATTCATGGTCAAATTACTGGGGTAACGACGGATATATTCTTATGtctcaagaaaaaaataattgtggtGTATTAACAACTCCAACATATGTTaccatgtaaaaaaaataagcaatattatttttatgtttttaatataaaagtatatgaaaaaaaaaatttcttaaaatcacaggtttatatatttttttttttttaagtatgaaaaattgatattttataattatttagaaatataaatgtatgctataaatgtaaaaaaataaattgttcaaactatatgttatttgaataatatgaaattttaaaaagtttatatgtatgtaaattaatattatttaaacataaacaaaatgatttttattgaaaatttttagtatttaaaagcggttttataatttttattttctttgtttctatTACTAAAATGgttcaataataaatgatgtAAAAATACCATAAATTTTGGATTAGAAttctatacaatataaatataaattgcgtACAATTGCAATTTGTTAATTCGCAAAGTAATGTTATTTACTTGTTATAAAAAGCATAAAAGAACATAAAGAGCTACATAATTAAACAATGTCATGTTctcatttgaaaaatactacaaaaagtagataaaattataacacagATAATTCTATGATGTCAATTAAACTATTGCTTATGTGTTGGAAAGCCTGATGCcggaattataataacaattacttacaaaaatatatgtaatttcaaTAGGCACAGTTtgcataatacaattttttaaattgttataaaattatatagatatatattaaaagaattacattACTGTGcgttcaatataatatagaattgaatattttttaagatacaattgaaagaattattacataaatcaaattgaaaatgtttaaaaaataaaaatataatttaattaatttttcgatcataTGAAAACTTTtacatgataatattatatcttttcttttatcaatctaTTTAGATTTCATTTAGATTTATCATAATTGATCAGTGTAATACATTATCGATTTAACATAACAATACATTtacttaagaaaattaatttttcaaaacataaataatacatttaaaagatgaaacatttgtgatcaaaatatatttttaaaaaagttaatttttaatgaattccattatttaatataatcttcatcttcttgtgttttaaatctaatacatcattttcaatcaaaaatttatattgcatattacaaattaaaaagttttcgttatgtttttaattctttataacttGTGCAATTTTGTGCTATTCGGTcgattaaatcatattttacacgatattataatttttaagaggaaattttcaattattatattatgaagcGATAGATAATCTTCATATAACGgcactattattatatatttgataaa encodes:
- the LOC409517 gene encoding digestive cysteine proteinase 1; this translates as MYIFTNTFILLLLGVSYIVAIESPTFSNTYTVKGTLYIPYAEIREPFYAWYDGARGSSRIDYYGGMVKTFQLSHKGEYGKSVKIAPITTESVTNEETCLEVNGTKEIKIQPQVIIPDTTNMQCIGTEIVNGLLCEKWRLEQQIDEKINKYTLWIRYKKSPHLPNFKEPIPVRYEMRGFNSLLGSHYDHYYLDYDWYSSDVPNSEVFEIITNMTCIGFPGPGDKHIYTFNPMREFVHNYDTHVNEAFEDFKKTHNKKYNNHTDQLMRKEIFRQNLRFIHSINRANKGYQLNVNHLVDHTELELKALRGKQYSKGYNGGQLFPYNVEQEIASIPDNLDWRLYGAVTPVKDQSVCGSCWSFGTTGAVEGAYFMKYGKLVRLSQQALIDCSWGFGNNGCDGGEDFRSYQWIMKHGGLPTEDEYGGYLGQDGYCHVNNISTIAKITGYVNVTSGDANALKIAIAKHGPISVAIDASHKTFSFYSHGIYYEPTCGNTEESLDHAVLAVGYGKINGKDYWLIKNSWSNYWGNDGYILMSQEKNNCGVLTTPTYVTM